The genomic window AGCAACCTTCAATCAAGCAGCAAGTGTTAAATACCAAGAATCTTAGCGCCGGTGTTAAATACCAACAATCTGCAATGTGGTTGCACAAAAGAATGAAATATATATGCACAACAGCACAAGATTGTTGCACAAAAACACAGGCTGTTTGAACTTTGAAGCTTAATATAGGTTTGTTTAATGTTATTTATAAAGCACCGAGAGAGAAACTATTACAACAGGCTCCCAATATAAACTGCTATTGTATATGCTTGTTATAAAGCAGAGGCCTAGATCATTAACAGAAATATGACTAAGATTTAACTCCTAACAAAATAAAGCAATGTATAGATCAATATCGCTGCCTTTTATTATTCAAGGATAAACTTCAATGAGTGACCTCATACCAAATATGGTGTTATTTTATAGTGACTGAATCTGGCTTCCAAGAAGAGCTTCTTCCATTCTTTTTCTTCCCTCTCTATCAAATTGATGAGGGGAAATACATTACATTTATAGAAACAAGAACCATTAAAAGATTTCTTTAAGTAAGCAAGCATATCTACTCAATAGTAATGTCTTATAGTTTTCACTATAATTGACAAGACAGAAGTCACAACCATAGTTTCACTCTAATTGCTATTCAAAATGATTGATTAAATTCAGCACTCCAAGTTGTAAAATGAAAATGGTGGCCACTCATTAAGATTATTAGCCAAAAtccaatgaaaaataacaaatgcagaaaaatgaaaaagagaatcaAGCCACTTTAAAAGAGAATTGATGTTCTCTTCACGGATGCTATTGAGAGGTtgctttattatattatttagtaTATATTTATAACAATAACTTAATGCggcaaaatttaattattattatatgcATGCTTTTATATCAGATGGGATGTAAATACCATTAACAATCTTCCAGACTACATGATATTGTGCTTCCTAGTGCTTTATACCACTATCAATGAAATGGCTTTTGATATCTTCAAAGATCATGCAGTCAAGTGGCTTCCCTATCTCAAAAAAGCTGTATGTACTATACTTTTCCTAAGTTTAATCAAGTCTTATTAACTCTTAATTAGATTCCTAAATTAATGTTTTCACTATTATCTACACAATTATTATGAGGATTCATAAATTGATTGATATGTCTATACTTATGATATCAGTGGTGTGATTTGTGAAAATCGTTTCTGCAAGAAGCAAAATGGTCCAACAACAAAGTTGTACCAGGATTCAAGGACTACTTAGAAAATGGTTCAGTCTCATGCTCAGGCGGGGTTTTTCTTACTCACTCCTTCTTCTTACTCAATCAAAAAATAACAGAGCCAGCACTTCATTCGTTAACTAACTACAGTGGATGAGAATTGATGCATAGAAACagatcacaagtaacaaaacaaTGCTCttcaaaagatttttttttcttttttaaaaaaaaacattcatAATGCATTTATGATGAAAAGAAGTTTttcttaaattatttatttaagacAAACAGCAAGCCAAATCATAACAAAAGCAAAATCCAAATCAGAACAAAAGTAAAATCCCTAACCAAAAATCAGTACAAAAGGAGAGTATGAAATAAGTACCACAATCATTTCAATTAAGCAGAGAAAGAATATTAGCAGAGAAATAATATATTAAGAATTCATGAAGCAGCAAATTATGACCAGAATAAACATGACCAGAATTTCTAGATTTAGAAAATAGGATATTACAATTAGGTCATAGTTTACACCTGAAATATGGGATTTCCAAATGAAACTGAAGTTGGCTTTGAAAAGAGTTCAGTAACAGTCAGAAAATGATACCTGGTTTTTGTGAGTTCGATTGAGAGAGAGCGGAGAAGGACCAAAGTAGGAGGAGCTACGACGGCAACAGAGAGAAGGAGCGACTGTGTGGCACGGCAGCAACGGAGCGACAGGCAGCGCCAGCAAGAGGAGCGACAGTGGTGGCGCGAGCAAGAGGAGCGACAGTGGCGGCGCGAGCAAACTGAGTGATGGTGGCGCAACCGTGAAGTGGTCTGAAATTGTGTTTCTGAATGCAGAAAAGAAGTGGAAtgcagaaaagaaaagagaagaaaagaaaatgataaaaattttttttctgaaCTCGGGGCGGGAAGTGGGCGCGGACTCGTGTTTTTAGCAATAAAAATCGACGGTATGTATgtcgattttattttgaaaaaaaatcaacgTTCTTAGCGTCTATTTTATACATTCAATTCACatcatttatttgattttaaaaaaaaatctggaacgttcaaatttatcgacgaaaatgttgtcgatattttaaatataaaaatagacgCTATGTCTGtcgattttaaatttttaatataaaagtattttcaTCCCCCGCTTTATATTTTAAGAAACAATCTGGAACGTTTAAATTTATCGACGGAAAcgttgtcgatattttaaatataaaaatagacgCTATGTTTGTCGATTTtaatataaaagtattttcaCCCCCCGCTTCGTATTTTAAGAAACAATCTGGAACGTTTAAATTTATCGACGGTAAtgttgtcgatattttaaatataaaaatagacgCTATGTCTGTCGATTTtaatataaaagtattttcaTCCCCCGCTTCGTCTACAATATGATgataattaaaagagatttaatgCATCATCAAAAAATCGACGACAAGACTgtcgattttattattttatttttaattattattttttttaaatatcgacGGCAAGCCGTCGAAAAATATCGACGGGAGAGATAGCCGTCGATTTTTTTCGTCGATAAAtacgctttttcttgtagtgttagaaaagattttgaaattaagttttgaaaaagatatgattgaaagatatgattgaaaatttaaattgaaaaagatttgaaaaggaaattaaaaagatttgattttgaaaattgaagttgattacttgactaacaagaaactaaaagatatgattctaaaatttaaagattgaacctttcttaataggcaagtaacaaactttaaaatttttgaatcaatcacattaattgttagtaaagattttgaaaatataaaacaaaataagaaaaaagatttttttgaaaatcaatttgaattttcgaaaatatgaaagaaaaatgaaaaagatttgatttttaaaaaaaatatttgaaaaagatagaatttttaaattgaaaatttgatttgactcataagaaacaactaaattttcaaaatttatgagcaaaaaaaaagggaaagatatttttttatttttgaatttttaatgaagaaagagaaaaacaacaaaaagactcaaaacatgaaaattatgaatcaaaacacacaatgcatgcaagaacactttgaatgtcaagatgaacaccaagaacactttgaatgtcaagatgaacatcaagaacatgtttttgaaaatttttaagaaaagaaaaacatgcaagacaccaaacttaaaaatttttaatgttgagacactaactatttgaaaatgcatatgaaaaacaagaaaagacacaaaacaagaaaatttaaagatcaaataaggaaaatcattaagaacaatttgaagattaatgaagaacatatgatgaattttcgaaaattaaaggaaaattaaaaatatgcaattgacaccaaacttacaatttgacactagactcaaacaagaaacacagaattatttttggttttatgattttgtaaatttttttttttggatttttcgaaaaaattattttgaaaaagaaaaataaggatttcaaaatttttaataagaattccaggaatcatgcaatgttagtctaaagctccggtccaggaattagacatggcttactagccagccaagcttttagtgaaagctccagtccaaaacactagacatggccaatggacagccaagcttcagcagaacattacatacaacagctaatttgATGAGAAAGACaaatcaccttgtaaatctcagtcaggcagattcaaatggttatggagatttgataattaaaatataattaaaatataaaatagggtagaaatacttatgtaattcattggtgagaatttcagataagcgtatggagttgcttttgttccttctgaacctctgctttcctactgctttcatccaatcattcatattcctttccatggcaagctgtatgttgggcatcactgttgtcaatggctacttcccgtcctctcagtgaaaatggtccaaaggcgctgtcaccgcatggctaatcatctgtcggttctcgatcatgttggaataggatccattgatccttttacgtctgtcacacgcccaacactcacgagtttgaagctcgtcacagtcatcccttcccagatcctactcggaataccacagacaaggtttagacttttcggatctcaagaatggccgccaataattctagcctataccacgaaggttttaatattagattagaaacccaagagatacacattcaagcttgtttccATGTAGAactgaagtggttgtcaggcacgcgttcataggtgagaatggtaatgagcgtcacataatcatcacattcatcatgttcttgtgtgcgaatgaatatcttagagaagaaatatgcttgagttgaataggaaaacaatagtactttgcattaattcataaggaacagcagagctccacaccttaatctatggtgtgtagaaactctaccgttgaaattacataagtgataatagtgttcattggcttcggccccagagggggaaccagaatgaccaagacctCGGTCtgaggactaaacgtccaaagatataaaataaatcactaaaaggtagcttttatactaaactagtagctagggttacagaaaataagtaaatgatgcagaaatccacttccgagacccaattggtgtgtgcttgggctgagcattgagctttacacgtgtagaggcttctcttggagttaaacaccaggttgcagcctatttctggcgtttaactctagtttgcaacttgtttctggcgtttaacttcagaatagggcaacaAACTagcgtttggacgccagtttgcgtcTTCAAAACtcatgcaaagtatggactattatatatttatggaaatccttggatgtttactttccaacgcaattgagagcgagccaattgggtttctgtagctctagaaaatctacttcgagtgcagggatgcAAAATGCAGCTGTTTTGCCTGTCCCATTTTTAGCCCTTGCAAGAATGTCACTACTAGTAAGAGCAATTGGAATGCTTTCTTCTTGGATAGGAGAAAGCCTTTCAAAACCCTTCTCATATATTCCCATGAGCAACTTTCGCTTCAAAAAATAATCCTCAAATTCATTTCTTTTTGTTGCTGTCACATCTTGGGAAATAAAATTAAAGCAGATTCAATACCAACACTGGAATATATAACATAGAAATTACCTGCAAATCTTATAACCACAGAACCTTAAGTGGCTTACCCATAAATGGTATCATTAATTATGCCTTTCAAGTGGATATTGGAAACATGTAAATATGAAAAAACTAAATCGCACCGCAACAGGAAATCTAGCTCTGAAATTTTGTAAATGCCAATGATTGTACTGGTTAATTAAGATCGATTTATCTCAATTTCTCAGTAATTTAAGTAAATTAGTCAAAGCAGTTTGTATAGTGAAAACAGTGAACTGAATGCCTAATAGAGAGCAGGAATTAGGATATTAAAAATGACAttggtaaataaaaaaagaagctaGTTAAATTCTATGACCAAAACTTCAAGAAGCATTTCATTATAAATGCACTGATATTATTTTCAGTTTAATCTCCCCCCCCACCTTAGTGAAGATCAAGACTGCTGTTGATCCTGGAAATTTTTTCAGGAATGAACAAAGCATTCCCACCAATCCAAGTAAGCACCTTAGGCAAACTATTTTAGTGTATCCACTGTCacattaatattctttttttaaaaaaaaactttgataatttgatatttgatcATTTATTAGCCTCAAGTATATATAGGTTGTAGGACTCATGTTTGAACGTATTGTCTTGCAGGTGGTGGTACACCATTTAACCACAGCTTAGGAAGAAAACTCATGGTAAAGAGGATATGGTTACTCATCCTAGAACTCTTTATTATAAGATTATTGTACTTTGTTTAATAAGCATACATGGCCAATTTGCCCTTTGAATAATTGATCTAGCTTTATTGTAAATAGATAatgtaatttaaaaattctatttaataaatttattgtttttattgtttaatttcaattttcttttataaatttCTAAAACTAGAAAAGACTGAATaagaatcaaaaataaaaatacaaaccaaatttacccttaatttttttcaaaatgactatttatttgataaaaatctatgattaaattttttatatattaataagGTTGTGTACAAATTAAGTTTATAATTAAAAGGGTACATATGTCCACTATAAAAGAATTGGAGCACATTATATGAAAATCAATACACAAAACAAGACAAATTAAAACAACAACCCTCCAACACTTAGCTATTAGCTAACACCAAAAGACACTATCAATATTAGCAGATGAATAATgacaataataacaacaaatgaATAATAATCTAAATGATCCAATTTTAGCATTAACAAATCAAAGCATTAAAGGTTGAATTTCAGCAACTGCAAATAATATCaatttaaaatatcaaatattcGATGtttaagagagaaagaaaaaagaggtcgagtgaagtggttgttgaagtaaGGTATAGAGAGTGAGGGGTTACCATGTATTTAGCGCAGGGGTAATCGGCGGGGAGAATGCGCTCGTCGTAGAGAATGGACTGTGGTTCGGATTTTCCACCACCATCAAAGCAGTCAACAGAATCTCCGAAAAGTGTGGCAACGGTTATGTAAATGGCTGCCAGTGCCGCCAACAACCTCCGCGCCATGCTGGAAATTCAACACATACACATTATTCCATGCCATTCACTTAAGAATATCAAACATGCACACAAACATCGTTTCTGTCGAAACACATACCAAATTTTttcatatttgatgataaatttgagttatctaaaagataaataataaaggtAAATGCTCAAATTGGTAACTCAGAAAAAATACTAGACATAAAATTAGTCCTTATCATAAATTCAAACACTAAATTCATTTCCATATATATCACCAATTTGAGGGAAAAATGCAATCTTCCTAAGTTTGTCAGAACATAACATGTACCGTATTCAgtacaaattcgaaaattttactCCAAAAATAAGATGATATAATCATAAAGCTCTATTTACATTTTCAATTAACCCTAGCTTTTAAGAAATGTTTTGATTTGGGGGAAATAGGTGAAACTCACGGAAAGTGAAGGATTGAGAGAAAGAGCAGAAGAGAGCTTTGAACGAGTAAGGATTCGATTACAGACAGAGCTCCATGATTTACTGATGCAAGCAGCAAAAGTGAACTAACAAGCCGGGAGCCTCGCCAGAATGTTCTGGAGAAGGTCCTTGTTCACCAAACCAAAACTTCCATCATTCCCGGTGaccatgaaaataaaaacaaaaaatcaaattcaAGAGCAAATAAACAGATCAAAGAAAAATTTGACCAAATAATTTACCTAAGGCTACATTCTAGATGCAGAGATAGAAACAGAGAAGTTAGAGAGAGATGACATAAACAACAAAGAGGGTAGGGGAGGCGAAAACAACAAAGTGAAGCAGAGCACACAAGGAGCAAAGGCGGTAGAGCAGATGAGAAAAGATGATAGAGGAAGGAGGCCAGAGACTGGTGGCACAGAGGAATGAAAGGAGATTTCCATTGGCTAATTGACGCGATAAGTAGTGAGCACTGAGGGAGTGCGAGCACCAGTAGAAACGGGTTAGGGCAGACAATGGAGGGAGCCCCAATAGATGAGAGAGTGCAAGCGCCGTGGATGAGCTCTGTTTGAGTGTTAGGGTTTTCAGAGCGTTAGTGTGTAATAGGGGAGAAGAGTAGAAGTCTAATGAGTTAGTGACTTAGCGTACCGTGTTTAGGAGGGAGTTTCTTTTTTTTAGTGGAACCTTTTTAGCACGCTTTTCTAGGGTGCCAATAGAGTTATTAGAAATTGGGATGCTTTAAAAACGTGCCAAGAACAAaaactttttgccacgctttaaaagtgtctctatttctctctatggccacgctttttaagcgtgacaagaaaaagcgtggccaaattcctaatcaattgccaccctcataaaagcgtggccatacgcctttttcttgtagtgaagatAGTAATTCTAGAAAcccgatgaagaaataagctcaaaaaaaGAGTTACAAAAATGAAAAACATTCACACGAAGTTACAAGCTTAAAGGAACAAGATATAGATACAAGATAACAAGGCTTATGTAGATATATGAGTATAATAGTCATAAAGTACTAGCCTCAAACcacggagtttaggccgactagatatatataaaaatataacagagttttgaaagttaaaacagcatatacaatatctctctcaaagttagcctctaaggcaaataaagatacaaaagtgagagtagtAAACAAAATATCCAAAACGACTCCAAAATATGATAAAGATCCTCCACTCTGTCACCATCATgtaactcactgaggtgggttacgacctgcctatgaaaaacaacaacagaatatggtatgagaatcggaggtactcagcatggtaacagtacccagtaaTATAAGGTATAAGATTccgggatgccagaggcaatcctagaactccataTCAACCATAATATTCAAGCTTATAAAACAAGATAACAAAATCCTTAAACAGGTTATCTAACATAGGAGATTTCCAACTATCAGTTCATCGCTGTCCCACAGCATTCACTAGCCTAACTGCCATGCGATCCAATTGCCACCACCAACCGAAGCTCCTCAATCTCAGTAGGAAACACAAGTAATTCATACAAGTAAACCACAAGTGATTATCATgtatagcaagtaattcaagaagcaattaaGCATTGATAAACCCCCTTTTTAGCGTTTGTTTTTGTGTTGAATTTAAAGCATTTTATcaatcttttctcacatttattcaatgaaatagcatgattttatgATTCTCCCTCATtttatgcttaaatgtgaaaacatgcttttagacttctaatttgatgattttgatttacctttgattccactagatgccttgatttgtttgttaagtgatttcacgtagaaaaggctaggaatggatcaaatgagtgaagaggaaagcatgcaaagtggagaacacatggaaaagccaaagatttgagatgcatcatccacgcgcacgcgcaatgTACGCGCACGTGTGGAATTGAGTTTTCCTCGACTTACACCAAGTTCAATTCTTAGGCTACTTTGGTTGGCATTTCCGCGTCTACTTTTTTTTCTTGTGATTTGCATTGAACCTTCATATGCCTTCACTCTCAAGTTAAATCAAATGATTTTTGACTTATGCTAAGCTCACCATTTGATCTTGACTTGAATTTTCTTGGATATGGTTCATTCATTTGCAATAATTGGTACATTCCATTAGTGTAACCTTTTTTGATATTGTTTCCAACCTGCTTTTGGTTACACTAGTGCATGTCTCAACCTTGCACCACCAATTATTGCACATTTAGTAACCATGGGCATTGTTGATGATTCGTTTTCCATTGTATGCTTTTAtgcaatttcatatttcatcatcaatgaatGCATCATCCTCATGATTGTGGGCATGCTTGTTCTTTATATACTTATTTGAGCATCTCTTGGTTAAGCCCCTTAATTATCATGCCAATAATATATGACTTAGTTTTCTAACTTTTGACCTCATTAACATTCTCACTCTCTTTTTAGTTTTCTCACTAACACTTATATTCTTTTGGGCATGATGACTATGGTTGGTTAACAAACAAGCATTATATCATTATTGCATGACTTCTTGGTTTGTAGTTGATTTGAATTCTATATTCtgtttgcttgcattccaagtCTTCATTCTTTTTGACTCACTCCATGAATAGGCCAATCCTCTTGCCTTCTGTATATGCCTAATGCCTTGCTTTGTTTTCCTCTACGTGGCTTAATTGTCTTTATCCTGTatatctatttttcaggatggccgataGAGGAAAAGCCAAAGTTACCTCTAGGAAGCGCAAGAAACTTCACTCCACTCTTTCTCCCTACCATGACTATGCCAAGAACCCTCTTAATGACGAGGATAAACCTAACCAACAGCTACCGCTTATAGACGCTCACCGGTTCCCTAACCTCTATTGTGAGCTCTGCTTTTCGACATACCGGAAGAAGAATCTGAATATAGAGAAGAAACTAGCCATCCCAACTGACTTGAGGCAAGCCATTATGACACGTAATCAGGGGATGAGCCTAGGCTTTATTGATGAGGAGCTAGGTAGGATAAACTCATCATGGGTTaaggaattttactgtaacttcttcagACATACCCTTGATTCAGTCCACCTATGAGGAGGTCAGATATTGGTTACCGAAGCTACTATTCAGGCTAGACTCAGCTGCCTACCTAAGACCGGTGATACAGATGCTATTGAGCAGGCAGAGATAGTGATACATTATATGACCTTTGATTATGATGCTCTGAGGGATATAGTTGCCACTCCAGATGCCCCTTGAGTGATGGATGCtgacaacaagaagcccaaggggatgcatTTTGTTCATCTGACTAGGGAGGCCAGGATGTGGCAGCAGATTTTTGCCACCTATGTCATGCCTACTACCCACTTTTCTGAGATTCTGGTGGACATGCTCATCCTGATCGGATGTGTTCTGGAGGGAAATGAGGTATACTACCCTTGATTGATCAGGCGATACATGTGGCAAGCACAGGTCCGTGGCTTACTTCCATTCCCGACATTGGTCACCGAGATGATTCAGCTAGCCGGTGCCCCATGGGAGGTAGAGGATGTGTCACCACCCTCCCGGGactgggtgcacgagaagcccccatcCCGGCATCGTTCCCGAGCCAGAGATAGAGAAGCCACGACATTTGGAGCCTCATCTTCCTCAATCACAGCAGGCCCATCAGCACCGGCAGCACCTctagcaccaccaccaccagcgccCCAGCCGACGTATCTCTTAGTACAGCATCTGTTGCACTTCATGGAGCGCAGTGAGCGCCATATTATGTGACATCTGGATAGAGTAGATTAGATGCTTATGGCACTGGGCGTTGAGTTGCCCCCTCTTCCTGACTCTTCCGCATCTGACGAGGAGGAGTACGAGGCAGAGCTAGTTCAGACTGAGGCACCACCACAGACACAGGCCACCACAGAGGCGCAGCAACCCTTTGAGGAGCCACAACCTAAGACCCAGTAGCCAGATGCAACTGTTGACCCCCATTCTGAGCCTGAGcattagcatcgaggacgatgcatCGTTTTAAGTGTGGAGTGGTCACCATCGTTGCCGTCAGTGGAGTTGTTATTTTGGATGATAAGTTCGGAcatttatctttcattttatgccACTTTCAGTACCTTGCACCTTAtttttactactttttggatttttgtatatatttgttattttggTACTTTTATTTCAGTTTGTTGCATTTTACTCCATAGTTTAGACATGCTTTTTAGATTTATTGTTGAATTTGCATTTGTAGTTGATAGTATATACATATGTAGTTGTTTTAGCcttttggttgtgattagaaaaatatttggATTATTAGAGCCTAAGTGACCCTTTTCTATGAGagatttggtttgatttgaaaaaaagaaaGGGATAAACTAAGGAGATTTTAgctttctaaatcacaacattgcatttagaataagcttagtcaaacaatgaaattttccaatgaacttatctatagggcaccacctcaattgattgaaaatttttgtagaacttgcttgaattctaTATTTGtgaaacatgttttgagctaagaacacaagcaagtgagatttgagcctaatgatgtggttacatcttataaccacttattttccttcttgtgtgcaattattctctctctatgattgtgacccttgatttgtttaattctttatgtccattattccttgtattcatacatttatatgattgaggccattgtttcattagctcacttacccaaatagcctaccttttaccttCTATTGTTatccaattttgagcctatgcttaaccccattgtttttaattttatcacattacaagcctaaagcaaaaaacaataaaagtcccttgtttggatctttgattagcttaggctagtgagagtgattattgttcaagtttggggaggtttgggaacattggttgggataaaagggtgccTTGTAATTTTATATTGGAAATTAggtgcatgctcatgtatcaatcaaatgttagaccttatgcattgatattcttgcacatagtttgaaagaaaaaaaataataatagaaaaagaaagaaagaaaaaggaagaaaataaagaaagaaaaaggaagaaaagaaagaaataaaaatgggacaaaataccccaaggtaaagctcaataagaatcaatgcataagtgttggaaaatgaaaagaaaatgcatgagtatgtgaaaaagtgaagaatgggtagttaggttagtacttaattgtataggtcatcatatgttaggtgggaaagtttaagctcatcaaagattcaaatttcaagctcacttaaccatatatgatcctaccttgaccctaaccccattacaacctttgagaaagtcctcatgataattgtatgcatgcattggatacttgttgattgttagatgaagaacgaatttcggaaagcatgaaatagaagagaattgagtgaatcaacccctaaacacttgagtgactagagcggatacacatccggtgagatTTCAAtggctcaattacatgttttcaccataATCATCCTTATTCTTACAAGTTTATAAATCCTCTTTATAGTTCAATGcaattgtgggttggatttgaCTCCTATTGcttttgcctttatgcttacatATGTTCTCTTGGATGTAATGTGTTTTGACCAAGCATTTATATTTAtaataggtagttgcatttagatagcttgcatatagtttagttccattaaataaatgtcataccctttaTGTCATTCttggtatagcatgaggacatgctatggtataagtgtggggaggttgataaaccccttctttagggtttatcttgtgttgaatttagagcattttatcaatcttttctcacatttattcaatgaatagcatggttttgtgattcttcctcattttgtgcttaaatgtgaaacatgcttttagacctctaatttgatgattttgatttacctttgattccactagatgccttgatttgtttgttaagtgatttcaggtagaaaaggctaggaatggatcaaaggagtgaagaggaaagcatgcaaagtggagaacacatggaaaagccaaagatttgagatgcatcatccacgcgcacgcacaa from Arachis ipaensis cultivar K30076 chromosome B09, Araip1.1, whole genome shotgun sequence includes these protein-coding regions:
- the LOC107616757 gene encoding solute carrier family 2, facilitated glucose transporter member 7-like, which translates into the protein MARRLLAALAAIYITVATLFGDSVDCFDGGGKSEPQSILYDERILPADYPCAKYMSAPTSRPEFRKKIFIIFFSSLFFSAFHFFSAFRNTISDHFTVAPPSLSLLAPPLSLLLLAPPLSLLLLALPVAPLLPCHTVAPSLCCRRSSSYFGPSPLSLNRTHKNQVAWWLYIGRLLVGCGMGLLSFVVPVYVAEVTPKNLRGGFTTVHQLMICCGVSLTYLIGAFLNWRILALIGIIPCSAQVLSLPFIPESPRWLAKVGHLAGNENSL